In Nicotiana tabacum cultivar K326 chromosome 2, ASM71507v2, whole genome shotgun sequence, the following proteins share a genomic window:
- the LOC107799993 gene encoding BTB/POZ domain-containing protein At5g48130-like, protein MGTSSDFSVLSSPLSSPNVGALLKIKIISWSQETGLPVTVRVRIGNRTFNLHKHPLFSKSGYFRRQLVNESNEVELPGNFPGGQETFEMMALFIYGSSTLVDPFNVAALRCAAEFLEMTEEYSSSNLCERFDIYLNQVVLQSWDDTLIVLQKCQILLPLAEELLIVSRCIESLAFMACMEILDPERRRDHPVVTLEALASQHWSDEKVKEILSQDLWIKDLIALPFPFFKRIISSLRRQGMKEKYVSPIVLFYANKWVLSEKKHQFWQNASKESEVDNNADDNNNNNDTNEKVSKILQGILELLRMGEKASKVIPVGFYFCLLSRSLQLGLRIESREKLQDQIASLLYLAQVEDFLLPESNNDSISSCIELTIMKSIFSKYVTFGMELPHTPSPRNYVVAELWDAYLTKIATDPKWSAKRFLELIETVPLSSRQTHDHLYRALSTFLMAHPDMSQEEKGLVCKYLNCQKLSQEVCIEAVQNELMPLRLIVQALFVQQLNTQQAFKECSDSFRYVHCGEYSGSISSTIYANSKSQNLVESPYMEGSVGGSKPLSFLLKDSAVQKSEFSKKEYESTSFRIQNLEHELISLKKTLQLQHISKQTETISKKVEPVSADYQSLRPYNLEGRTPNKKRNNPIGQVTSCIGSVNLSSQRRYATRLLKVFRRITLFGRGKSRKKSGGSGLRTKTLNF, encoded by the exons ATGGGCACTTCTTCAGACTTTTCAGTTCTTTCTAGTCCACTTTCATCTCCTAATGTTGGTGCCCTCCTTAAGATCAAGATCATTTCATG GAGTCAAGAAACTGGCTTGCCTGTCACCGTTCGAGTTCGGATAGGTAATAGAACCTTTAACTTGCATAAG CATCCATTGTTTTCAAAGAGTGGATACTTCAGAAGACAACTGGTGAATGAATCAAATGAGGTTGAATTACCAGGAAATTTCCCAGGAGGACAGGAGACCTTTGAAATGATGGCACTTTTCATCTATGGATCGTCCACGTTGGTCGATCCTTTCAATGTAGCAGCACTAAGATGTGCAGCAGAGTTCCTGGAAATGACAGAAGAGTACAGCTCTAGCAATCTTTGTGAGCGTTTCGACATTTACTTAAATCAGGTTGTACTACAAAGCTGGGACGATACTCTGATCGTCCTCCAAAAATGCCAAATATTGCTACCTTTGGCTGAAGAGCTGCTGATTGTTAGTCGTTGCATCGAATCTCTTGCCTTTATGGCATGTATGGAAATTCTTGACCCCGAAAGGAGAAGAGACCATCCGGTTGTTACATTAGAGGCCTTGGCTAGTCAGCATTGGAGCGATGAGAAAGTCAAGGAAATTCTCAGCCAAGATTTGTGGATTAAAGATCTTATTGCTTTGCCATTTCCATTTTTCAAGAGGATAATATCATCGCTGAGAAGACAAGGAATGAAGGAGAAATATGTCAGCCCAATAGTACTTTTCTATGCAAATAAATGGGTACTTTCTGAAAAAAAACACCAGTTTTGGCAGAATGCTAGTAAGGAAAGCGAAGTTGACAATAATGCTgatgacaataataataataatgatacaAATGAAAAAGTTTCCAAAATCCTTCAAGGGATTCTTGAGTTGCTGCGTATGGGAGAGAAAGCTAGTAAAGTTATACCTGTTGGATTTTACTTCTGTTTGCTTTCAAGATCACTTCAACTCGGTTTAAGAATTGAAAGTAGAGAAAAGTTGCAAGATCAGATTGCGTCGCTACTATACTTGGCTCAAGTGGAAGATTTTCTCCTTCCGGAAAGCAACAACGACTCCATTTCGTCGTGCATTGAGTTAACAATAATGAAGAGCATATTTTCAAAATATGTAACATTTGGAATGGAGTTACCTCATACACCTTCACCAAGAAATTACGTCGTTGCTGAACTTTGGGATGCATATCTAACAAAGATAGCCACTGATCCAAAATGGAGTGCTAAAAGATTCCTGGAACTCATTGAAACTGTTCCATTGTCCAGCAGACAAACGCACGATCATCTCTATAGAGCTTTAAGCACTTTTCTCATG GCACATCCTGATATGTCACAAGAAGAGAAAGGATTGGTGTGCAAATACCTCAATTGCCAGAAACTTTCACAAGAAGTGTGTATTGAAGCAGTTCAAAATGAATTGATGCCGTTGAGACTTATTGTCCAAGCACTGTTTGTTCAGCAACTAAACACACAACAAGCTTTTAAAGAATGTTCAGACTCGTTTCGTTATGTTCATTGTGGAGAGTACTCAGGAAGCATCTCAAGTACAATATATGCAAATTCCAAAAGCCAGAACTTGGTAGAGAGTCCATATATGGAAGGAAGCGTAGGCGGAAGCAAACCACTAAGCTTCTTGTTAAAAGATTCAGCAGTGCAAAAGTCTGAATTCTCAAAAAAGGAATATGAATCCACTAGCTTCAGAATCCAAAATCTTGAACATGAATTAATATCCTTGAAAAAAACGCTTCAACTACAGCACATTTCTAAGCAAACAGAAACCATTTCCAAGAAAGTTGAACCAGTTTCTGCAGATTATCAGAGCCTGAGACCATATAAT